The Mesorhizobium sp. NBSH29 genome has a segment encoding these proteins:
- the xylB gene encoding xylulokinase has translation MYLGLDLGTSGVKALLIDADQRIIGSTDGSLSVSRPHAGWSEQNPADWIRATEEAVAGLIKSHGDAMKRLRGIGLSGQMHGATLLDSDHAVLRPCMLWNDTRSHAEAAALDGDPRFRQITGNIVFPGFTAPKVEWVRHNEPEIFARTAKILLPKDFLRLWLTGETVSEMSDASGTAWLDVAGRRWSEDLLAACHLTESHMPSLVEGTAVSGRLRAELAAAWGVEQVVVAGGAGDNAASACGMGTVREGAAFVSLGTSGVLFAANASYLPNPESAVHTFCHALPGAWHQMGVILSATDSLNWLTGITGRSAADLTEELGKSLRGPNGVFFLPYLSGERTPHNDAMVRGAFAGLSHQSDRTALTQSVLEGVAFAFRDNLEALRAAGTQLSRVTAIGGGSRSRYWLKAIATSLELPVDVPADGDFGAAFGAARLGLIAAENADPFAVCSTPATAETIEPDKTLTGAFADAYQHYRALYPAIQGATS, from the coding sequence ATGTATCTTGGACTGGATCTTGGCACCTCCGGGGTTAAAGCGCTGCTTATCGATGCCGACCAGCGCATCATAGGCTCTACCGATGGTTCGCTTTCGGTCTCGCGGCCTCATGCCGGCTGGTCGGAGCAAAACCCCGCCGACTGGATCCGGGCAACCGAGGAAGCCGTCGCGGGCCTGATAAAATCGCATGGCGATGCGATGAAGCGGCTGCGCGGTATTGGCCTGTCTGGCCAGATGCATGGCGCGACGCTGCTGGACAGCGACCATGCAGTGCTGCGCCCGTGCATGTTGTGGAACGACACACGCAGCCATGCTGAGGCCGCCGCTCTCGATGGCGATCCGCGCTTCCGCCAGATCACCGGCAATATAGTCTTTCCAGGCTTTACGGCGCCGAAGGTCGAATGGGTGCGCCATAATGAGCCCGAGATTTTTGCGCGCACGGCAAAGATCCTGTTGCCGAAGGATTTTTTGCGGCTGTGGCTGACCGGAGAAACCGTCTCCGAAATGTCGGATGCATCGGGCACTGCATGGCTTGATGTTGCCGGGCGGCGCTGGTCGGAGGATTTGCTCGCCGCCTGTCATCTCACAGAGAGCCACATGCCCTCGCTGGTCGAGGGCACGGCGGTGTCGGGCCGTCTGCGCGCTGAACTTGCTGCGGCCTGGGGTGTCGAGCAGGTGGTCGTCGCCGGTGGTGCCGGAGACAATGCGGCCTCGGCCTGCGGCATGGGCACGGTGCGCGAAGGCGCTGCCTTTGTGTCGCTCGGCACATCGGGCGTGCTGTTTGCTGCCAACGCCTCATATCTGCCCAACCCGGAAAGCGCAGTCCATACATTTTGCCACGCGCTGCCTGGTGCCTGGCACCAGATGGGAGTGATCCTCTCGGCGACGGATTCGCTGAACTGGCTGACGGGCATCACCGGGCGCAGCGCGGCAGACCTGACCGAAGAATTGGGAAAGAGCCTGCGCGGGCCGAACGGTGTTTTCTTCCTGCCTTATCTGTCGGGCGAACGCACACCGCACAATGACGCGATGGTCCGCGGTGCTTTTGCCGGTCTGTCGCATCAGAGCGATAGGACTGCGCTGACACAATCGGTCCTGGAAGGTGTTGCCTTTGCCTTTCGCGACAATCTCGAGGCCCTCAGGGCGGCTGGCACGCAGCTCTCGCGCGTCACTGCCATCGGCGGAGGCTCGCGCTCGCGCTATTGGCTGAAGGCCATCGCCACATCTCTTGAACTGCCGGTGGACGTTCCGGCTGATGGCGATTTCGGCGCCGCCTTTGGCGCCGCACGGCTTGGGCTGATTGCAGCTGAAAATGCCGATCCGTTTGCCGTCTGCTCGACGCCGGCCACTGCCGAAACCATCGAGCCCGACAAAACCCTCACCGGCGCCTTTGCAGACGCCTATCAGCACTACCGGGCACTCTACCCGGCCATTCAAGGAGCAACATCGTGA
- a CDS encoding tetratricopeptide repeat protein yields the protein MYHRDAVGLSLTGASQTGVVAYQRAQRELQCFVGDPVASVDQAIAADPGFVMAHVLKGYLYGLSTERDAMAIAQSAHRAAAALGGTSRERSHVAALGQLATGGWHEASRILAELTTDEPRDALALQAGHQIDFFTGDAPMLRDRIARAMPAWSDEMAGYHAIVGMQAFGLEEMGDYAHAEALGRQAVALEPRDGWAQHAVAHVMEMQSRQQDGIVWMRSNTDNWTKDSFFQTHNWWHLALFHYELGDIEAARDLFDGPIFGKPNSVVFNMVDASALLWRLHLGGHDLGDRWSALAANWMPKAKDGNYAFNDVHAMMAFVGAGLVGPARDLLEAQQHAMQGSDDNARFTRDIGHPLVLALQAFGEGRYGEAIRLIEPLRAIAHRFGGSHAQRDVIELTLIEAALRSGNDALASSLSAARMAARPESPLSALFVRRADFSV from the coding sequence GCTTTGTGGGAGACCCGGTCGCGTCTGTCGATCAGGCCATCGCCGCGGACCCCGGCTTTGTCATGGCGCATGTGTTGAAGGGCTATCTTTACGGGCTCTCCACAGAGCGCGATGCGATGGCGATAGCGCAAAGCGCCCATCGAGCCGCGGCCGCACTTGGCGGAACCAGCCGCGAGCGCAGCCATGTCGCGGCGCTGGGCCAGCTTGCAACTGGTGGCTGGCATGAAGCGAGCCGGATTCTGGCCGAGCTGACCACTGACGAACCACGTGACGCGCTTGCCCTGCAGGCCGGGCACCAGATCGATTTCTTCACCGGTGATGCCCCGATGCTGCGTGACCGGATTGCGCGCGCCATGCCAGCCTGGAGCGACGAGATGGCCGGGTACCACGCCATAGTCGGCATGCAGGCCTTCGGGCTGGAGGAGATGGGCGACTACGCTCATGCCGAAGCTCTGGGGCGGCAGGCAGTGGCGCTTGAGCCGCGCGACGGCTGGGCGCAGCACGCAGTTGCGCATGTGATGGAGATGCAGAGCCGCCAGCAGGACGGCATTGTGTGGATGCGCTCCAACACCGACAACTGGACGAAGGACAGCTTTTTCCAGACCCATAACTGGTGGCATCTTGCGCTGTTCCATTATGAGCTTGGCGACATTGAAGCCGCACGAGACCTGTTTGACGGCCCGATTTTTGGAAAGCCAAATAGCGTGGTGTTCAACATGGTGGATGCGTCGGCCTTGCTGTGGCGCCTGCATCTGGGTGGGCATGATCTTGGCGACCGATGGTCTGCGCTCGCCGCCAACTGGATGCCGAAGGCCAAGGACGGCAACTACGCCTTCAACGATGTTCACGCGATGATGGCGTTTGTCGGGGCGGGGCTGGTCGGACCAGCGCGTGACCTGTTGGAAGCGCAGCAACATGCGATGCAGGGAAGCGACGACAATGCGCGTTTCACACGCGACATTGGCCACCCGCTCGTGTTGGCCTTGCAGGCTTTTGGGGAAGGGCGTTATGGCGAGGCTATCCGGTTGATTGAGCCGTTGCGCGCCATTGCCCACCGGTTCGGCGGCAGCCACGCACAGCGCGATGTGATTGAGCTGACGCTGATTGAGGCGGCCTTGCGCTCGGGGAATGACGCACTGGCAAGCAGCCTTTCGGCAGCACGGATGGCGGCGCGGCCTGAAAGTCCGCTGTCGGCACTTTTCGTGCGGCGTGCTGATTTTTCGGTCTAG